From one Rosa rugosa chromosome 4, drRosRugo1.1, whole genome shotgun sequence genomic stretch:
- the LOC133743614 gene encoding uncharacterized protein LOC133743614 — MENSGEALDDDGSGWFEVKKKQRSSSKLSLQSWVGGSSGKNANSSSSHSLSIENSRNYFGKRRSQLPKVGGNSAVHSQGSGASTIPMPNKSKMGVPCDIGIDKQCAKCPMSSPSFITNPDGETRDLEKIPARDNSEVVHKIKWGDLEDDGLALPLTNVVGTRIKFGAIGDENLVASKEHENCHSCVPSANSQENKLFAASADANSVSHQTASVNDKDQLYEDNCKEVDIISAENVEEPIQNDKMVDVDNNTSNCKDIHTENIEAVADDPVSASTLACEEGGTVGKVEAPVVVTEVSDPAIFEESGPDGSSSEVHISKDKDLVPSDKSNPEICAEPTLTPSGHYMLNSNMSALGDCDTGESKERFRQRLWCFLFENLNRAVDELYLLCELECDVEQMKEAILVLEEARSDFRDLNTRVEDFEKIKRTPSQLIDGVPITLKSDHRRPHALSWEVRRMTTSAHKAEILSSSLEAFKKIQKERASFCAANDAKLMSLKYTNIQSSDNLNTLPARNDGKFNSKESTMKLRRYSGSSDLVEAVMNGNKNTESSSLSRVKLVQNGRVSQNSSSFVVNASRLPPRDNSAAGKTKREQFGSEAEKLLARKEKLSTEGGVEKIAKLTNQSKKQIPLLEKDKEKRNSAPWKSMDAWKEKRNWEDVLSSPSRVSSRVSHSPGLRRKSADRARMLHDKLMSPEKKKKTSLDLKREAEEKHARAMRIRSELENERAQKLHRSSEKMNRVNELQAVKNMKLREGMHARHQRSESRHEAHLAQRVKRAGDESIKVKEVQFITSLNEENKKLSLRQKHHDSELRRAEKLQVIRTKQKEDMAREEAVLERRKLIEAEKLQRLAETQRRKEEAQVRREEERKASSAAREARAIEQLRRKEERAKAQQEEAELLAQKLAERLRESEQRRKFYLEQIRERASMDFRDQSSPLLRRILNKDVQGRSSSINNGDDYQVSSFSGLGSCTFAESNNTAQHSMKRRIKKIRQRLMALKYEILEPPVGAENAGIGYRTALGTARAKIGRWLQELQRLRQARKEGAASIGLITAEMIKYLEGKELELQASRQAGLIDFIASALPASYTSKPEACQVTIHLLKLLRVVLSLPTNRSYFLAQNLLPPIIPMLSAALESYIKIAVSLNPSGNVNFPSTKTSVENFESISEVLDGYLWTVTTIVSHISSDERQLQMRDSLLELLIAYQVIHRLRDLFALYDRPQVEGSPFPSSIILSINLLVVLTSRSETDCSIDWKEVPIETLLGNGSEEAKIAECDNSECLPSTQTLEDFRPPSSLVNGGKFVHLPDVPEDGPVDEMCKINESVESVAAAKNSEKEQPNSLVEANNANTFKTGVPDEPQKMLNEDIMKPFASVEEEKHLVDTGAEHKYDNSMSLQQPVAFLLSAVSETGLVSLPSLLTSVLLQANNRLSSEQASDSLPSNFEDVATGVLKVLNNLALLDLKFMQRMLARPDLKMEFFHLMSFLLSHCTSKWKVANDQVGLLLLESLLLLGHFALFHLGNQAVLRWGKSPTIIHKVCDLPFVFFSDPELMPVLAGTLVAACYGCEQNKGVVQQEMSTDMLLSLLQSCRNVLPAVRSNSKLDSGPADDVPLRSGRNSTKNSRVSSGKGVASGNSMRIGKMRSHRESKTIRSYEELAPKQILPSTETASMMLHCRFPNSFIDRAENFFSTENPSIAGV; from the exons ATGGAGAATAGTGGAGAAGCTCTAGATGATGATGGCTCTGGATGGTTCGAAGTGAAAAAG AAACAGAGAAGTAGCTCAAAGTTGTCTCTACAGAGTTGGGTTGGGGGAAGTTCTGGGAAGAATGCCAACTCTTCGAGTAGTCACTCTTTATCAATTGAGAACAGTAGGAATTATTTTGGCAAGCGCAGATCCCAGCTTCCAAAAGTAGGGGGAAATAGTGCTGTACATAGCCAAGGAAGTGGTGCAAGCACCATTCCTATGCCAAATAAGAGTAAAATGGGTGTTCCCTGTGATATTGGCATTGACAAGCAATGTGCTAAATGTCCCATGTCATCTCCTTCATTTATTACAAATCCTGATGGTGAAACTAGAGATCTAGAGAAGATCCCTGCAAGAGATAACTCTGAAGTGGTTCATAAAATTAAGTGGGGGGATCTAGAGGATGATGGTTTGGCACTTCCTCTTACTAACGTTGTCGGCACCAGAATCAAGTTTGGTGCTATTGGAGATGAAAATCTGGTGGCCTCCAAAGAGCATGAGAATTGTCATAGTTGTGTCCCTTCTGCAAATTCACAAGAAAACAAACTGTTTGCAGCATCTGCGGATGCCAATAGTGTTTCTCACCAGACGGCGTCAGTGAATGATAAGGATCAATTGTATGAAGATAACTGCAAGGAGGTGGATATTATATCTGCTGAAAATGTTGAGGAGCCAATTCAGAATGACAAAATGGTTGATGTGGATAACAATACTTCAAATTGCAAGGATATACATACCGAAAACATTGAAGCAGTCGCTGATGATCCTGTAAGTGCTAGCACTTTGGCTTGTGAAGAGGGTGGGACAGTGGGGAAAGTTGAAGCACCTGTGGTTGTAACTGAGGTAAGTGATCCTGCAATTTTTGAAGAATCAGGCCCCGATGGCAGTTCAAGTGAAGTTCATATCTCCAAAGATAAAGACTTAGTTCCATCTGACAAGAGCAACCCAGAAATTTGTGCAGAGCCTACCCTCACACCATCTGGCCATTATATGTTGAACTCAAATATGAGTGCCCTGGGAGATTGTGACACAGGTGAAAGCAAAGAAAGGTTTAGGCAGCGACTTTGGTGCTTTCTCTTTGAGAATCTTAACCGGGCTGTGGATGAGCTTTATCTTCTTTGTGAACTAGAGTGCGATGTAGAGCAGATGAAAGAGGCCATTCTTGTTCTTGAAGAGGCTCGCTCTGATTTCAGAGATCTGAATACTAGAGTGGAagattttgagaaaataaaaaggacACCATCTCAGTTGATTGATGGGGTGCCCATCACCTTGAAGAGTGACCATCGTAGGCCACATGCTCTTTCATGGGAG GTTAGAAGAATGACAACTTCCGCACACAAAGCAGAGATACTATCCTCATCTCTTGAGGCTTTTAAGAAAATTCAGAAAGAAAGAGCTAGCTTTTGTGCAGCCAATGATGCTAAACTTATGAGCCTTAAGTACACAAATATCCAATCTAGTGATAACCTCAATACGTTACCTGCAAGAAATGATGGGAAATTTAACTCTAAAGAATCAACAATGAAGTTAAGAAGATATAGTGGAAGTTCAGATCTCGTTGAAGCTGTCATGAATGGGAATAAGAATACTGAATCAAGCAGTTTGAGCAGAGTAAAGTTGGTACAAAATGGGCGTGTCTCTCAGAATTCATCTTCCTTTGTTGTTAATGCATCTAGATTGCCTCCTAGGGACAATTCTGCTGCTGGAAAAACTAAGAGAGAACAGTTTGGGTCTGAAGCCGAGAAGCTGCTTGCTAGGAAAGAAAAACTGTCAACAGAAGGTGGTGTTGAAAAAATTGCCAAGTTGACCAATCAGTCCAAAAAGCAAATTCCACTTTTggaaaaagataaagaaaagaGGAATTCAGCTCCATGGAAATCCATGGATGCTTGGAAGGAGAAGAGGAATTGGGAGGATGTTCTTTCATCTCCTTCTCGTGTCTCTTCCCGAGTTTCACATTCGCCTGGCTTGAGGAGGAAAAGTGCTGATCGTGCACGAATGTTGCATGATAAACTAATGTCTcctgagaagaagaaaaaaactagTTTGGATCTGAAGAGAGAGGCAGAAGAAAAGCATGCCCGTGCTATGAGAATCAGAAGCGAGCTAGAGAATGAGAGAGCTCAGAAGCTTCATCGTAGTTCAGAAAAGATGAATAGAGTTAATGAATTGCAGGCTGTAAAAAATATGAAGTTACGGGAGGGAATGCATGCTCGTCATCAACGCAGTGAGTCTCGACATGAAGCACATCTAGCTCAACGAGTGAAGAGAGCTGGTGATGAAAGCATCAAAGTTAAAGAGGTTCAGTTCATAACTTCcttaaatgaagaaaataaaaagctCAGTTTGCGCCAGAAGCATCATGATTCAGAACTGAGGAGAGCTGAAAAACTTCAAGTGATAAGAACTAAACAAAAAGAGGATATGGCGCGAGAAGAAGCTGTTTTAGAGCGCAGGAAACTCATTGAAGCTGAAAAGTTGCAGCGTCTTGCTGAAACACAGCGGAGAAAGGAAGAGGCTCAAGTTAGAAGGGAGGAGGAGCGTAAAGCATCAAGTGCAGCACGTGAAGCAAGGGCCATCGAACAACTTCGGAGGAAGGAGGAAAGAGCCAAAGCCCAGCAGGAGGAGGCTGAACTGCTGGCCCAGAAATTGGCTGAGAGACTAAGAGAAAGTGAGCAACGCCGCAAATTTTACCTGGAACAGATACGAGAGAGAGCTTCTATGGATTTCAGGGATCAATCTTCACCTTTATTGCGTCGAATTTTAAACAAGGATGTTCAGGGAAGATCATCGTCAATTAACAATGGCGATGATTATCAAGTAAGCAGTTTCTCAGGCTTAGGAAGTTGCACTTTTGCGGAAAGCAATAATACAGCACAACATTCAATGAAGcggagaattaaaaaaattcgACAGAGACTTATGGCTCTAAAATATGAAATTCTTGAGCCTCCTGTTGGTGCTGAAAATGCTGGCATTGGATACAGAACAGCACTGGGAACTGCAAGGGCAAAGATTGGGAGATGGCTTCAAGAACTTCAAAGACTCCGACAAGCAAGAAAAGAAGGGGCTGCAAGCATTGGGTTAATAACTGCTGAAATGATCAAG TATTTGGAGGGAAAGGAGCTGGAACTGCAGGCTTCCCGCCAAGCTGGTCTGATTGATTTTATCGCTTCTGCCCTGCCTGCTTCTTATACATCAAAACCTGAAGCCTGCCAGGTGACAATACATCTTTTAAAACTCTTGAGGGTGGTGTTATCTCTGCCTACAAACAGGAGTTATTTTCTTGCACAGAATCTCTTGCCCCCTATCATCCCAATGCTGTCTGCTGCCCTTGAGAGCTACATAAAGATAGCAGTATCCTTGAATCCTTCTGGTAATGTTAATTTCCCATCTACCAAAACCTCAGTTGAAAATTTTGAATCAATATCTGAGGTGTTGGATGGTTATTTATGGACTGTAACAACAATAGTCAGTCACATAAGTTCTGATGAACGACAGCTCCAAATGAGGGATAGTTTGTTGGAGCTACTGATTGCCTACCAAGTTATTCACCGGCTGCGAGATCTCTTTGCCCTTTATGATCGACCCCAGGTGGAGGGGTCACCATTTCCATCGTCAATTATCTTAAGTATAAATTTGTTGGTTGTCTTAACTTCCAGGTCTGAAACTGATTGTTCTATTGATTGGAAAGAAGTACCAATTGAAACACTGCTTGGAAATGGAAGTGAAGAGGCTAAGATTGCTGAGTGTGATAATTCTGAATGTCTTCCTTCAACTCAGACCTTGGAAGATTTTAGACCTCCATCATCATTGGTGAATGGTGGTAAATTTGTACATCTCCCAGATGTACCAGAGGATGGACCAGTAGATGAGATGTGTAAGATAAATGAATCTGTGGAGTCAGTAGCTGCTGCTAAGAATAGTGAGAAAGAGCAGCCTAATAGTCTGGTTGAAGCAAACAATGCTAACACCTTCAAAACAGGTGTTCCAGATGAACCCCAGAAGATGCTGAATGAGGATATTATGAAGCCTTTTGCATCAGTGGAGGAAGAGAAACACTTGGTGGATACTGGTGCGGAACATAAGTATGATAACAGTATGAGCTTGCAGCAACCGGTAGCATTTCTTCTTTCAGCTGTATCAGAGACAGGGCTTGTCAGTCTCCCTTCTCTGTTGACATCTGTGTTATTACAGGCAAACAATAGATTGTCTTCTGAACAG GCCTCGGATTCCCTCCCATCTAATTTTGAAGATGTAGCAACTGGAGTACTGAAGGTGTTGAACAATTTGGCTCTTTTGGACCTTAAATTCATGCAGAGAATGCTA GCTAGGCCTGACCTAAAAATGGAATTTTTCCATTTGATGAGTTTCCTGCTTTCTCATTGTACCAGCAAGTGGAAAGTAGCTAATGATCAG GTGGGGCTGCTTTTGCTCGAATCTCTTTTGCTTCTTGGTCATTTTGCCCTGTTCCACCTTGGGAATCAAGCTGTCCTTCGTTGGGGAAAGAGTCCTACCATTATCCACAAG GTATGCGATTTGCCATTTGTATTCTTCAGTGATCCCGAGTTGATGCCAGTCTTGGCTGGCACGCTGGTTGCTGCCTGTTATGGGTGTGAGCAGAACAAGGGTGTGGTTCAGCAGGAAATGAGTACAGATATGCTACTCTCCCTGTTACAATCTTGCAGAAACGTCCTGCCAGCAGTTAGATCCAATTCTAAGTTGGACAGTGGCCCAGCAGATGACGTGCCCCTAAGATCCGGCCGTAACAGTACCAAGaactctagggtttcttccggAAAGGGTGTTGCTTCAGGAAACAGCATGAGAATTGGGAAGATGAGAAGCCATAGGGAAAGTAAAACAATTAGGAGTTATGAAGAGTTGGCTCCGAAGCAGATTCTTCCATCTACAGAAACTGCCTCTATGATGCTGCATTGTAGATTTCCGAACAGCTTCATCGATAGAGcagaaaatttcttttcaacTGAGAACCCCAGCATCGCTGGAGTATGA
- the LOC133745052 gene encoding uncharacterized protein LOC133745052: MAKGKWVVMYICNAGVDVPRLLAVCNEFLRLVSKFNRTSSQLYWELPETAVRKYGNCMADHIFLEVPNCGKPWEVELRTSALGGRMWLLKGWEEFSNFYSLDQGCFPVFSYEGKQSHFQVRIFHWKRMEMDYPIRRRGTFSRAMASSGKRDGKGPAFPEDYPSFFLNIVTDDDLLNGKELPEPAVRKYRNCMADHIFLEVPNCEKPWKLELRRSARGGRMWLNKGWQEFANFYSLDEGCLAVFSYEGEHSHFQVRVFQWNDMELDYPIHGGGVDDRPKRKKTGANQDMPPAHLETRAASISSGSSADEHQNDLTAAASFKSNKPFFMLNICASYIQLGFAHINRSFAKEHLCRPGTSCDVTLQISGERVWTAVCTATEHRDQKIYTRISGAGWKAFHQDNHLVKGNICVFELIEERTFKVSIFRTKVKINRQTEEKDMEVDYPIQGGGIDVTPKGKKPGANQDVPPAHLEAGANSVSSGSSADEDQNNLLTTTSFKSDKPIFMLNMTATDMRLSLAYISASFAAEHLCKPGISCNVTLQNSEERVWTAQCFVSEHSDHRVQACLSGPGWKAFKQDNHLVLGDVCVFELIDERKLKVSIFQGKVKIIRQNEENEARHISQFN; this comes from the exons ATGGCGAAGGGTAAATGGGTAGTG ATGTACATTTGCAATGCTGGTGTTGATGTACCAAGGCTTTTAGCAGTATGTAATGAGTTTTTGAGGCTTGTTTcgaaattcaatcgaacaagtTCTCAACTTTATTGG GAACTTCCAGAGACAGCTGTGAGGAAGTATGGAAATTGTATGGCTGATCATATATTCCTTGAAGTGCCTAACTGTGGAAAGCCATGGGAAGTCGAACTCAGAACATCAGCTCTTGGTGGACGAATGTGGTTACTAAAGGGATGGGAAGAGTTTTCTAACTTTTACTCACTAGACCAAGGCTGCTTTCCAGTGTTCAGCTATGAAGGAAAACAGTCCCATTTCCAAGTACGCATTTTTCATTGGAAACGCATGGAAATGGATTACCCTATTCGTAGACGAG GTACATTCTCACGTGCAATGGCTTCTTCCGGCAAGAGAGATGGAAAAGGACCTGCCTTTCCGGAGGACTATCCAAGCTTCTTCTTAAACATTGTTACTGATGACGATCTCCTAAACGGGAAG GAACTTCCAGAGCCAGCTGTGAGAAAGTACAGAAATTGCATGGCAGATCATATATTCCTCGAGGTTCCAAACTGCGAAAAACCATGGAAATTGGAATTGAGAAGATCAGCTCGTGGTGGCCGAATGTGGTTAAACAAGGGATGGCAAGAGTTTGCCAACTTTTACTCACTAGATGAAGGCTGCTTAGCAGTGTTCAGCTATGAAGGCGAACATTCTCATTTCCAAGTACGTGTTTTTCAGTGGAATGATATGGAATTAGATTACCCTATTCATGGAGGAG GAGTTGATGACAgaccaaaaaggaaaaaaacaggAGCTAATCAAGACATGCCTCCTGCCCATTTAGAAACTAGAGCCGCTTCAATTTCCTCCGGATCCTCAGCTGATGAACACCAAAACGATCTTACTGCAGCTGCCAGTTTCAAATCTAACAAGCCATTTTTTATGCTTAACATCTGTGCTTCATACATACAACTCGGTTTCGCG CACATAAATCGATCTTTTGCCAAGGAACATCTCTGTAGACCAGGCACTTCTTGCGATGTGACCCTGCAGATTTCAGGTGAGAGAGTTTGGACTGCTGTGTGCACTGCCACCGAACATAGAGATCAGAAAATATATACTAGAATTTCAGGTGCTGGATGGAAAGCATTTCATCAGGACAATCATCTGGTAAAAGGTAATATCTGTGTGTTCGAGTTGATAGAGGAGCGTACATTCAAAGTTTCCATATTCCGAACTAAAGTGAAGATTAATAGGCAAACTGAGGAAAAGGATATGGAAGTAGATTACCCTATTCAAGGAGGAG GAATTGATGTAACACCAAAAGGGAAAAAGCCAGGAGCTAATCAAGATGTGCCTCCTGCCCACTTAGAAGCTGGAGCCAACTCAGTTTCTTCTGGATCGTCAGCTGATGAAGACCAAAATAATCTTCTCACAACTACTAGTTTCAAATCTGACAAGCCAATTTTTATGCTCAATATGACAGCTACAGACATGCGCCTCTCTCTTGCG TATATAAGTGCATCATTTGCCGCTGAACATCTATGCAAACCAGGCATTTCTTGCAATGTGACCCTACAGAATTCAGAGGAGAGAGTTTGGACTGCTCAGTGTTTTGTCAGTGAACACAGCGATCACCGAGTGCAAGCATGTCTTTCAGGGCCTGGTTGGAAAGCATTTAAGCAGGACAATCATCTGGTATTAGGTGATGTCTGTGTTTTTGAGTTGATAGATGAACGTAAACTAAAAGTTTCCATATTCCAAGGTAAAGTGAAGATTATTAGGCAAAATGAGGAAAATGAAGCCAGGCACATTTCTCAGTTTAACTAA
- the LOC133707247 gene encoding B3 domain-containing protein Os03g0212300-like translates to MATFPRPMASPSFCLKIVTANDLRDGKELPEPAVKKYGHCMAESIFLKAPNCGTWWPIEVKRSVRGGRMWLHKGWQDFANFYSLDQGYFALFTYEGEHSHFLVRLFHWNDMEIDYPIHGGGVPKRKRTAANRNTPPAYLEARTSPTSSGSSTDENQNDLSTAASFKSDKPLLMLRMTATYIRCSGAYISPSFAKEHVCRPGTSCNVTLQISKEKVWTAQCTVGENSEHKLYARVSGAGWKAFKEDNHLEVHDVCVFELIEERTFKVSIIRAKVKINKQDEESEDKLMF, encoded by the exons ATGGCTACATTTCCACGTCCTATGGCTTCTCCAAGCTTTTGCCTGAAGATTGTCACTGCTAACGATCTCCGAGATGGCAAG GAACTTCCTGAGCCAGCCGTAAAGAAGTATGGACATTGTATGGCAGAGTCCATATTCCTCAAGGCTCCAAATTGTGGGACATGGTGGCCAATTGAAGTGAAAAGGTCAGTTCGTGGTGGCCGGATGTGGTTACACAAGGGATGGCAAGACTTTGCAAACTTTTACTCGCTGGACCAGGGCTACTTTGCATTGTTCACCTATGAAGGCGAACATTCCCATTTCCTAGTACGCCTTTTTCACTGGAATGATATGGAAATAGACTACCCTATTCATGGAGGAG GAGTgccaaaaaggaaaagaacagcCGCTAATCGAAACACCCCTCCTGCCTATTTAGAGGCTAGAACCAGTCCAACTTCCTCTGGATCCTCGACTGATGAAAACCAAAATGATCTTTCCACAGCTGCTAGTTTCAAATCTGACAAGCCACTTCTTATGCTCAGAATGACAGCTACATATATACGCTGCTCTGGCGCG TATATTAGTCCATCTTTTGCCAAGGAACATGTCTGCAGACCAGGCACTTCATGCAATGTGACCCTACAAATTTCAAAGGAGAAAGTTTGGACTGCTCAATGCACTGTTGGTGAAAACAGTGAGCACAAACTATATGCAAGAGTTTCAGGTGCTGGTTGGAAGGCATTTAAGGAGGACAATCATCTGGAAGTCCATGATGTCTGTGTGTTTGAGTTGATTGAGGAGCGTACATTCAAAGTTTCCATAATCCGAGCTAAAGTGAAGATCAATAAGCAAGATGAGGAAAGTGAAGACAAGCTCATGTTTTAG
- the LOC133742289 gene encoding uncharacterized protein LOC133742289, with translation MATFSRPMASSNARRALIPEDSPSFCIKIVTDNDLRDGKELPEMAVKIYRNCMEDSIFLKVPNCETLWPIEVKKSAHGGRMWLHKGWQEFANFYSLEQGYLVFVSYKGEHSHFQGRIFHWNDVEIEYPIRGSGGTDGIPKRKRTSAHGGMPNAYLKAARAISNSSRSLGNEHQNVLSTANSFKSDKPFIMIKMTAYYLRREMFISASFATKHLCRAGASCDLSLQTPDMRTWIAELIVYETTELRVYAKIKGACWKAFKEENHLEEGDVCVLELIEECKFRVSIFRARVKINELSEAGRPR, from the exons ATGGCCACATTCTCACGTCCTATGGCTTCTTCAAATGCGAGACGTGCCCTAATTCCAGAGGACTCTCCAAGCTTCTGCATTAAGATTGTCACTGATAATGACCTCCGAGATGGGAAG GAACTTCCTGAGATGGCTGTAAAGATATATCGAAACTGTATGGAAGACTCTATATTCCTCAAGGTACCAAATTGTGAGACATTATGGCCAATTGAAGTGAAAAAATCAGCTCATGGTGGCCGAATGTGGTTGCACAAGGGATGGCAAGAGTTTGCCAACTTTTACTCACTAGAGCAAGGATACTTGGTATTTGTGAGTTATAAAGGCGAGCATTCTCATTTCCAAGGGCGCATTTTCCATTGGAATGATGTGGAAATCGAGTACCCTATTCGCGGATCAGGAG GAACTGATGGCAtaccaaaaaggaaaagaacaagTGCTCATGGAGGCATGCCTAATGCTTATTTAAAAGCAGCTAGAGCCATTTCAAATTCCTCCAGATCCTTGGGTAATGAACACCAGAATGTTCTTTCCACAGCTAACAGTTTCAAATCTGACAAGCCATTTATTATGATAAAAATGACAGCTTATTACTTGCGTAGAGAAATG TTTATAAGTGCATCTTTTGCCACAAAACATCTCTGTCGAGCAGGCGCTTCTTGTGACTTGTCCCTACAGACTCCAGATATGAGAACTTGGATTGCTGAATTGATTGTGTATGAAACCACTGAGCTAAGAGTATATGCAAAGATTAAAGGTGCTTGTTGGAAGGCATTTAAGGAGGAAAATCATCTCGAAGAAGGTGATGTCTGTGTGCTTGAGTTGATAGAGGAATGTAAATTCAGAGTTTCGATATTCCGAGCAAGAGTGAAGATTAACGAGTTAAGTGAAGCTGGAAGGCCAAGATAA